One Setaria viridis chromosome 5, Setaria_viridis_v4.0, whole genome shotgun sequence genomic region harbors:
- the LOC117857850 gene encoding VAN3-binding protein isoform X1, producing the protein MEQCTEHNAPLPRLEGIEEEGSPAGKWAPTSVRQPETPTETMEFLARSWSLSAAEISKALKVLSCGKAASDSPAVVATTEKRPSTLLDSNDHRQQGADAAMAVAQAGEAGSAMSPPVSPRANLDVKLLRAAGRGKTVGAWIKEQREKKRAEARSRNAQAYAATSVAGVAAAVAALVAGAVFSAPPPPEQRPKSGGASSATKTAAAVASAAALVASHCVEMAQGIGASHDQILAAIHSAVNAQTSGDVMALTAGAATALRGAAMLRARLHKEIQATALPGDGREPERDISPLVFVSRGGELLKRTRQGILHWKLVTVYINSSFQVVLKMQSAHMAGTFIKTKKCVILDVCSEIPAWAGRELEDGSHKRGYFGIRTVERVIEFECRSRYDQHKWVQGITEMLVRRDSMNSAL; encoded by the exons ATGGAGCAATGCACCGAGCACAATGCGCCGCTTCCCAGGCTCGAGGGCATCGAGGAAGAAGGCAGCCCGGCCGGCAAGTGGGCTCCGACGTCGGTCCGGCAACCAGAGACCCCGACGGAGACGATGGAGTTCTTAGCAAGGTCCTGGAGCCTGTCAGCAGCGGAGATCTCCAAGGCCCTCAAGGTGCTCAGCTGCGGCAAGGCCGCCTCCGATTCTCCTGCTGTTGTTGCTACGACGGAGAAGAGGCCATCAACGCTGCTTGATAGTAATGATCACCGCCAGCAG GGAGCAGACGCCGCCATGGCGGTGGCGCAGGCAGGTGAAGCCGGCAGCGCGATGAGCCCGCCCGTCTCTCCCAGGGCCAACCTGGACGTCAAGCTTCTTCGCGCCGCGGGGAGGGGGAAAACGGTGGGCGCGTGGATCAAGGAGCAGCGGGAGAAGAAGCGCGCCGAGGCCCGGTCCCGCAACGCGCAGGCGTACGCGGCGACGTCCGTGGCCGGGGTCGCCGCGGCGGTCGCGGCGCTGGTGGCCGGCGCGGTCTTctcggcgcctccgccgccggagcagcggcCCAAGAGCGGGGGCGCGAGCAGCGCCACCAAgaccgcggcggccgtggcgtcCGCGGCCGCGCTGGTGGCGTCGCACTGCGTGGAGATGGCGCAGGGGATCGGCGCCAGCCACGACCAGATCCTGGCCGCCATCCACTCGGCCGTGAACGCGCAGACCAGCGGCGACGTCATGGCGCTTaccgccggcgcggcgacgg CTTTGCGCGGGGCTGCGATGCTGAGGGCGAGGCTTCACAAGGAGATTCAGGCGACGGCCTTGCCCGGTGACGGCAGGGAGCCGGAGAGGGACATATCGCCGTTGGTCTTCGTGTCCAGGGGCGGCGAGCTTCTCAAACGCACCAGGCAGGGCATCCTCCACTGGAAGCTCGTCACCGTGTACATAAACTCCAGCTTCCAG GTGGTTCTCAAGATGCAGAGTGCACATATGGCCGGCAccttcatcaaaacaaaaaagT GTGTGATCCTCGATGTCTGTTCTGAGATACCGGCATGGGCTGGCAGGGAGCTCGAGGATGGAAGCCATAAGAGAGGATACTTTGGGATCAGGACGGTTGAAAGGGTGATCGAGTTCGAGTGCAGGA
- the LOC117857850 gene encoding casein kinase 1-like protein 4 isoform X4, producing the protein MDRIVGGKFKLGRKIGCGSFGEIYLATHIDTYEIVAVKIESSKTKHPQLFYEAKLYNTLQGGSGIANVKWCGVDGEENVLVIDLLGPSLEDLFVYCGRKFTLKTVLMLADQMITRIEFMHSKGYLHRDIKPDNFLMGLGRKANQVYIIDFGLAKRYRDSTTNRHIPYRENKNLTGTARYASCNTHLGIEQSRRDDLESLGYVLLYFLRGSLPWQGLKAATKTQKYDKICEKKISTPIEVLCKSCPVEFASYFHYCHSLTFDQRPDYAFVKRLFRDLFTREGYEFDYVFDWTVLKYKQGQKQKQSPGAPARPIQADVQKQAGVNGVFHHNEAREHVETSHPADQAVQSQGKQATNKDRNSSMQRTLNLRQDVAAGKAQLTSVPLLSSPWKNDGDSRQNGKFDAVHHNQGFVKITGSSNSWIPTFQHNAPTN; encoded by the exons ATGGACCGCATCGTCGGCGGCAAGTTCAAGCTCGGCCGGAAGATCGGCTGCGGATCCTTCGGCGAGATCTACCTCG CCACGCACATCGACACCTACGAGATCGTCGCCGTGAAAATT GAGAGCAGCAAGACGAAGCATCCCCAGTTATTTTACGAGGCAAAGCTCTACAACACTCTCCAAGGAGGAA GTGGCATTGCAAACGTCAAGTGGTGTGGTGTAGACGGGGAAGAAAATGTTCTCGTCATTGACCTGCTGGGGCCGAGTTTGGAGGACCTGTTTGTCTACTGCGGCAGGAAATTCACACTCAAGACTGTCCTAATGTTGGCTGATCAGATG ATTACAAGAATCGAGTTCATGCATTCCAAAGGGTACTTACACAGAGATATAAAACCTGACAACTTTCTGATGGGTCTTGGTCGGAAAGCAAATCAG GTATACATAATTGATTTTGGGCTTGCCAAAAGATACCGGGATTCTACTACGAATCGCCATATTCCTTACAG AGAAAATAAGAACTTGACTGGCACAGCACGCTATGCAAGTTGCAACACCCACCTTGGGATTG AACAAAGCCGCAGGGATGATTTGGAATCTCTTGGTTATGTCCTTCTGTATTTTCTCCGTGGAAG CCTCCCGTGGCAGGGACTAAAAGCTGCAACAAAGACACAGAAGTATGACAAGATATGTGAGAAAAAGATATCAACTCCTATCGAG GTCTTATGCAAATCCTGTCCAGTCGAATTTGCATCTTACTTCCATTACTGCCATTCATTGACATTTGATCAGCGACCAGACTATGCATTTGTGAAGCGACTTTTTCGTGACTTGTTTACCCGCGAAG GTTATGAGTTTGATTATGTCTTCGACTGGACAGTTTTGAAATACAAACAAGGGCAAAAACAAAAG CAAAGCCCTGGGGCACCAGCTCGACCAATTCAAGCAGATGTACAGAAACAAGCAG GTGTAAATGGTGTTTTTCATCATAATGAAGCTCGGGAGCATGTAGAGACAAGCCATCCAGCAGATCAAGCTGTACAGTCTCAAGGCAAACAGGCAACCAATAAAGATCGGAATTCCAGCATGCAGCGTACATTGAACCTT AGACAAGATGTGGCTGCTGGAAAAGCACAGCTGACGTCTGTCCCGCTTCTTAGTTCCCCGTGGAAAAATGATGGTGATTCAAGACAAAATGGAAAATTTGATGCCGTTCACCACAATCAGGGTTTTGTAAAAATAACTGGCTCATCTAACAGCTGGATTCCTACATTCCAGCACAATGCCCCAACAAACTGA
- the LOC117857850 gene encoding casein kinase 1-like protein 3 isoform X2 — translation MIRTAWESSKTKHPQLFYEAKLYNTLQGGSGIANVKWCGVDGEENVLVIDLLGPSLEDLFVYCGRKFTLKTVLMLADQMITRIEFMHSKGYLHRDIKPDNFLMGLGRKANQVYIIDFGLAKRYRDSTTNRHIPYRENKNLTGTARYASCNTHLGIEQSRRDDLESLGYVLLYFLRGSLPWQGLKAATKTQKYDKICEKKISTPIEVLCKSCPVEFASYFHYCHSLTFDQRPDYAFVKRLFRDLFTREGYEFDYVFDWTVLKYKQGQKQKQSPGAPARPIQADVQKQAGVNGVFHHNEAREHVETSHPADQAVQSQGKQATNKDRNSSMQRTLNLRQDVAAGKAQLTSVPLLSSPWKNDGDSRQNGKFDAVHHNQGFVKITGSSNSWIPTFQHNAPTN, via the exons ATGATTAGGACAGCATGG GAGAGCAGCAAGACGAAGCATCCCCAGTTATTTTACGAGGCAAAGCTCTACAACACTCTCCAAGGAGGAA GTGGCATTGCAAACGTCAAGTGGTGTGGTGTAGACGGGGAAGAAAATGTTCTCGTCATTGACCTGCTGGGGCCGAGTTTGGAGGACCTGTTTGTCTACTGCGGCAGGAAATTCACACTCAAGACTGTCCTAATGTTGGCTGATCAGATG ATTACAAGAATCGAGTTCATGCATTCCAAAGGGTACTTACACAGAGATATAAAACCTGACAACTTTCTGATGGGTCTTGGTCGGAAAGCAAATCAG GTATACATAATTGATTTTGGGCTTGCCAAAAGATACCGGGATTCTACTACGAATCGCCATATTCCTTACAG AGAAAATAAGAACTTGACTGGCACAGCACGCTATGCAAGTTGCAACACCCACCTTGGGATTG AACAAAGCCGCAGGGATGATTTGGAATCTCTTGGTTATGTCCTTCTGTATTTTCTCCGTGGAAG CCTCCCGTGGCAGGGACTAAAAGCTGCAACAAAGACACAGAAGTATGACAAGATATGTGAGAAAAAGATATCAACTCCTATCGAG GTCTTATGCAAATCCTGTCCAGTCGAATTTGCATCTTACTTCCATTACTGCCATTCATTGACATTTGATCAGCGACCAGACTATGCATTTGTGAAGCGACTTTTTCGTGACTTGTTTACCCGCGAAG GTTATGAGTTTGATTATGTCTTCGACTGGACAGTTTTGAAATACAAACAAGGGCAAAAACAAAAG CAAAGCCCTGGGGCACCAGCTCGACCAATTCAAGCAGATGTACAGAAACAAGCAG GTGTAAATGGTGTTTTTCATCATAATGAAGCTCGGGAGCATGTAGAGACAAGCCATCCAGCAGATCAAGCTGTACAGTCTCAAGGCAAACAGGCAACCAATAAAGATCGGAATTCCAGCATGCAGCGTACATTGAACCTT AGACAAGATGTGGCTGCTGGAAAAGCACAGCTGACGTCTGTCCCGCTTCTTAGTTCCCCGTGGAAAAATGATGGTGATTCAAGACAAAATGGAAAATTTGATGCCGTTCACCACAATCAGGGTTTTGTAAAAATAACTGGCTCATCTAACAGCTGGATTCCTACATTCCAGCACAATGCCCCAACAAACTGA
- the LOC117857850 gene encoding casein kinase 1-like protein 3 isoform X3, producing MDRIVGGKFKLGRKIGCGSFGEIYLATHIDTYEIVAVKIESSKTKHPQLFYEAKLYNTLQGGSGIANVKWCGVDGEENVLVIDLLGPSLEDLFVYCGRKFTLKTVLMLADQMITRIEFMHSKGYLHRDIKPDNFLMGLGRKANQVYIIDFGLAKRYRDSTTNRHIPYRENKNLTGTARYASCNTHLGIEQSRRDDLESLGYVLLYFLRGSLPWQGLKAATKTQKYDKICEKKISTPIEVLCKSCPVEFASYFHYCHSLTFDQRPDYAFVKRLFRDLFTREGYEFDYVFDWTVLKYKQGQKQKQSPGAPARPIQADVQKQAGVNGVFHHNEAREHVETSHPADQAVQSQGKQATNKDRNSSMQRTLNLLTISETRCGCWKSTADVCPAS from the exons ATGGACCGCATCGTCGGCGGCAAGTTCAAGCTCGGCCGGAAGATCGGCTGCGGATCCTTCGGCGAGATCTACCTCG CCACGCACATCGACACCTACGAGATCGTCGCCGTGAAAATT GAGAGCAGCAAGACGAAGCATCCCCAGTTATTTTACGAGGCAAAGCTCTACAACACTCTCCAAGGAGGAA GTGGCATTGCAAACGTCAAGTGGTGTGGTGTAGACGGGGAAGAAAATGTTCTCGTCATTGACCTGCTGGGGCCGAGTTTGGAGGACCTGTTTGTCTACTGCGGCAGGAAATTCACACTCAAGACTGTCCTAATGTTGGCTGATCAGATG ATTACAAGAATCGAGTTCATGCATTCCAAAGGGTACTTACACAGAGATATAAAACCTGACAACTTTCTGATGGGTCTTGGTCGGAAAGCAAATCAG GTATACATAATTGATTTTGGGCTTGCCAAAAGATACCGGGATTCTACTACGAATCGCCATATTCCTTACAG AGAAAATAAGAACTTGACTGGCACAGCACGCTATGCAAGTTGCAACACCCACCTTGGGATTG AACAAAGCCGCAGGGATGATTTGGAATCTCTTGGTTATGTCCTTCTGTATTTTCTCCGTGGAAG CCTCCCGTGGCAGGGACTAAAAGCTGCAACAAAGACACAGAAGTATGACAAGATATGTGAGAAAAAGATATCAACTCCTATCGAG GTCTTATGCAAATCCTGTCCAGTCGAATTTGCATCTTACTTCCATTACTGCCATTCATTGACATTTGATCAGCGACCAGACTATGCATTTGTGAAGCGACTTTTTCGTGACTTGTTTACCCGCGAAG GTTATGAGTTTGATTATGTCTTCGACTGGACAGTTTTGAAATACAAACAAGGGCAAAAACAAAAG CAAAGCCCTGGGGCACCAGCTCGACCAATTCAAGCAGATGTACAGAAACAAGCAG GTGTAAATGGTGTTTTTCATCATAATGAAGCTCGGGAGCATGTAGAGACAAGCCATCCAGCAGATCAAGCTGTACAGTCTCAAGGCAAACAGGCAACCAATAAAGATCGGAATTCCAGCATGCAGCGTACATTGAACCTT TTGACCATTTCAGAGACAAGATGTGGCTGCTGGAAAAGCACAGCTGACGTCTGTCCCGCTTCTTAG